One Triticum dicoccoides isolate Atlit2015 ecotype Zavitan chromosome 5B, WEW_v2.0, whole genome shotgun sequence genomic window carries:
- the LOC119311095 gene encoding UPF0664 stress-induced protein C29B12.11c-like codes for MAENPQLFGNGMPVPFHGEMFVLARDGVEFHVDKIPSVPGGHAKTKGTIYLSNIRMVFVAAKPVGNFFAFDMPLLYVHGEKFNQPIFHCNNISGFVEPVVPESQNRALYSTHTFKILFKEGGCGTFVPLFLNLITSVRRYNQFEAQPATVPRVDPMQAAQTPVDDMMRHAYVDPHDPTKIFLQQPAPESQLRRRNYHGPADNAY; via the exons ATGGCGGAGAACCCGCAGCTGTTCGGGAACGGGATGCCCGTGCCCTTCCACGGCGAGATGTTCGTCCTCGCCCGCGACGGCGTCGAGTTCCACGTCGACAAGATCCCCTC GGTGCCCGGCGGTCACGCAAAAACAAAGGGCACCATATACCTGTCTAACATAAGGATGGTGTTTGTCGCCGCCAAGCCTGTTGGGAACTTCTTTGCCTTTGATATGCCCCTG CTGTACGTGCACGGTGAGAAGTTCAACCAACCGATATTTCACTGCAACAATATTTCTGGATTCGTTGAGCCG GTTGTTCCAGAGAGCCAGAACAGGGCTCTGTACTCGACCCACACCTTCAAGATCTTGTTCAAGGAAGGTGGATGTGGTACCTTTGTGCCACTCTTCCTGAACCTGATAACATCAGTGCGGCGCTACAATCAGTTTGAAGCCCAGCCTGCTACTGTGCCCCGTGTGGACCCCATGCAGGCAGCGCAAACTCCTGTCGACGACATGATGCGCCATGC GTACGTCGATCCACATGATCCTACCAAGATCTTCCTCCAGCAGCCCGCACCGGAATCCCAGCTGAGGAGGAGAAACTACCACGGCCCCGCGGACAACGCGTACTGA